A section of the Longimicrobium sp. genome encodes:
- a CDS encoding protein-L-isoaspartate(D-aspartate) O-methyltransferase encodes MSTERFNAQRRALIGRMQEKGIRNLEVLRAFDQIPRHAFVPHAVSHRAYEDAPVPIGFGQTASQPSLQAMYMQLLEIGPRDKVLEIGTGSGHQTAVLAQLADRVYSVERIPELAARAREALDGMRISNVAILVGDGTIGWSRYAPYDAILVAAAAPDVPQPLVDQLADGGKMLVPVGTREAQRLVLVAKRGGEVTTEEVLDCTFVPLLGRFGWVDERPPGG; translated from the coding sequence ATGAGCACGGAGCGCTTCAACGCGCAGCGGCGGGCGCTGATCGGGCGGATGCAGGAGAAGGGGATCCGCAACCTGGAAGTGCTGCGCGCCTTCGACCAGATCCCGCGCCACGCCTTCGTTCCGCACGCGGTTTCGCACCGCGCGTACGAGGACGCGCCCGTGCCCATCGGCTTCGGGCAGACGGCGTCGCAGCCGTCGCTGCAGGCGATGTACATGCAGCTCCTGGAGATCGGCCCGCGCGACAAGGTGCTGGAGATCGGCACGGGGAGCGGGCACCAGACGGCGGTGCTGGCGCAGCTCGCGGACCGCGTGTACTCGGTGGAGCGCATCCCCGAGCTGGCGGCGCGCGCGCGAGAGGCGCTGGACGGGATGAGGATCTCCAACGTGGCGATCCTGGTGGGCGACGGCACGATCGGGTGGAGCCGCTACGCGCCGTACGACGCCATCCTGGTGGCCGCCGCCGCGCCGGACGTCCCTCAGCCGCTGGTGGACCAGCTCGCCGACGGCGGCAAGATGCTGGTGCCGGTGGGGACGCGGGAGGCGCAGCGGCTGGTGCTGGTGGCCAAGCGAGGCGGGGAAGTGACGACGGAAGAGGTGCTGGACTGCACCTTTGTACCGCTCCTGGGACGCTTCGGGTGGGTGGACGAGCGTCCGCCCGGCGGCTGA